The genome window GATCTTCGCCGTCTACGCCATCGGCGTCCTGGCGGTGGCCTTCCATCTGGCGAACGGCCTCTGGAACTTCGCCATCGACTGGGGGATCGCCGTCGGGCCGCGGGCACGGCGGCAGCTGACGTACGGGATGGCGGCCGTGTTCGCGGCCATCGCCGGCATGGGCCTCGCCGCGATGATCGGCTTCGTGCGCTGAACAGAGGGAGGAACGCCATGGCGGACGCACCGCGCATCGCGATCGTCGGCGGCGGGCTGGCCGGATTGATGTCGCTCATCAAGGTTTGCGAGGCCGGCGGGCACGTCGACCTCTTCTCCCTGGTCCCCGCCAAGCGCTCCCACTCCGTGGCGGCGCAGGGCGGCATCAACGGCGCCGTGAACACGAAGGGCGAGGGGGACAGCCCCTGGGAGCACTTCGACGACACGATCTACGGAGGGGATTTCCTCGCCAACCAGCCGCCCGTCAAGGCCATGTGCGAGGCCGCGCCGCGGATCATCGACCTCCTCGACCGCATGGGCGTGATGTTCAACCGGACGCCGGAGGGGCTGCTGGACTTCCGCCGCTTCGGCGGGACGAAGCACCACCGCACTGCGTTCGCCGGCGCGACGACCGGCCAGCAGATCCTGTACGCGCTCAACGACCAGGCGCGCCGCTGGGAGGTGGCCGGCCGTGTGAGGCGGTTCGAGGGCTGGGACTTCCTCGGCCCGGTGCTGGACGATGACGGCCACGCGATCGGCGTCGTGGCGCAGGATCTGAAGACGATAGCCATCGAGGCGTTCCCCGCCGACGCGGTCATCATCGCGAGCGGGGGGCTCGGCATGATCTTCGGCCGCAGCACGAATTCCGTCATCAACACGGGCGCGGCCGCGGCCGCATGCTACCGGGCCGGCGCCCGGTGGGCGAACGGCGAGTTCATCCAGGTCCACCCGACGGCCATTCCCGGCCCGGACAAGCTGCGGCTGATGAGCGAGTCCATTCGCGGCGAGGGCGGCCGCATCTGGGTGCCGCGGAACGGGAAGCCCTGGTACTTCCTGGAGGAGTGGTACCCGGCGTACGGCAACCTCGTGCCGCGCGACGTGGCCACGCGCGCCATTCACAAGGTCGTCGTCGAGATGGGGCTCGGGGTGGACGGGGAGCGCGCCGTCTACCTGGACGTGCGCCACCTGCCGCGCGACGTGCTGGACCGCAAGCTGGGCGGCGTGATGGAGCTGTACGAAAAGTTCGTGGGCGTCGACCCGCGCGAGCATCCGATGAAGGTCTACCCGGCCGTCCATTACTCCATGGGTGGGCTCTGGGTGGACAACGAGCGCGACATGACGAGCATCCCCGGCCTCTTCGCCGCCGGGGAGTGCCAGTACCAGTACCACGGCGCCAACCGCCTCGGCGCCAACAGCCTCCTGTCCTGCATCTACGACGGCTTCGTCGCCGGGCCGAACGCGTTCGAGTGGGCCGTGTCGCACCGCACGCCCGAACGCCGTGAGCGCCACCTGCTGGCGGCCAGGCGCGCCGCGGAAGAGGCGTTCGACGCCATCCTCGACATGGACGGCCCGGAGAACCCGTACGACCTGCACCGCGAGATGGGCGACCTGATGACCGACAACGTCACGGTCGTCCGCGAGAACGCCAAGCTCAGGATGACGCTCGAAAAGCTGCACGAGATGAGGGAGCGCTGGCAGCGCGTGGGACTGCGCGATCGGGGCCGCTGGGCCAACCAGGACGCGCAGTTCGTGCGCCACCTGGGCCTGATGATCGACCTGGCGACGGTCATCACGAAGGGGGCGCTCCTGCGCGACGAAAGCCGCGGGTCGCACTACAAGCCGGAGTTTCCGCGCCGCGACGACGAGCGCTTCCTGAAGACGACGATCGCCGTCTACCGTCCCGACGAGCCGGAGATCTCCTATGAGGACGTGGACACGAGCTTGATCCCGCCGCGGCCGCGCCACTACGACGTGGACAAGGCGGCGACGCTCGAGGAGGCGCGGGAAGAGCGCGCCCCGGCCGTTCATGGATCCGCCCGCGGCGACGCACGCTAGGCGCGAGGGAGGCGAGCGCCTTGGCCGACGCGACACACGCCACGGCCGTCATCGTCGAGATCAAGCGGCAGGAGCGGCCCGACCAGCCGGCGCGCTGGGAGACCTTCGAAGTCGCCTGCCGGCCCGGCATGAACGTCATCGCGCTCCTCATGGAAATCCGGCGCCGCCCCGTGACGCGCGACGGCCGCGAGACGACTCCCGTGGCGTGGGAGATGGCCTGCCTCGAGGAGGTCTGCGGCGCCTGCACGATGCTCATCAACGGGCGCGTCCGCCAGGCGTGCTCGGCCATCGTGGACCGGCTGGAGAAGCCGATCCGGCTTGAACCGTTGACGAAGTTTCCGCTCGTTCGCGACCTCGTCGTCGACCGCAGCGTGATGTTCGAGCAGCTCAAGCGCATCAAGGCCTGGATCCCCATCGACGGGACGTACGACCTCGGTCCCGGGCCGCGGATGAACGAGGCCGACCGGCAGGTAGCGTATGAGCTGTCGAAGTGCTTCACGTGCGGGAGCTGCCTTGAGGCGTGCCCCCAGTACAATCCGCTGACGCAGTTCATCGGGGCGACGAACCTGTCGTGGGTCGACTTCTACGGGTTCCACCCCACGGGCGC of Clostridia bacterium contains these proteins:
- the sdhA gene encoding succinate dehydrogenase flavoprotein subunit gives rise to the protein MADAPRIAIVGGGLAGLMSLIKVCEAGGHVDLFSLVPAKRSHSVAAQGGINGAVNTKGEGDSPWEHFDDTIYGGDFLANQPPVKAMCEAAPRIIDLLDRMGVMFNRTPEGLLDFRRFGGTKHHRTAFAGATTGQQILYALNDQARRWEVAGRVRRFEGWDFLGPVLDDDGHAIGVVAQDLKTIAIEAFPADAVIIASGGLGMIFGRSTNSVINTGAAAAACYRAGARWANGEFIQVHPTAIPGPDKLRLMSESIRGEGGRIWVPRNGKPWYFLEEWYPAYGNLVPRDVATRAIHKVVVEMGLGVDGERAVYLDVRHLPRDVLDRKLGGVMELYEKFVGVDPREHPMKVYPAVHYSMGGLWVDNERDMTSIPGLFAAGECQYQYHGANRLGANSLLSCIYDGFVAGPNAFEWAVSHRTPERRERHLLAARRAAEEAFDAILDMDGPENPYDLHREMGDLMTDNVTVVRENAKLRMTLEKLHEMRERWQRVGLRDRGRWANQDAQFVRHLGLMIDLATVITKGALLRDESRGSHYKPEFPRRDDERFLKTTIAVYRPDEPEISYEDVDTSLIPPRPRHYDVDKAATLEEAREERAPAVHGSARGDAR
- the sdhB gene encoding succinate dehydrogenase iron-sulfur subunit gives rise to the protein MADATHATAVIVEIKRQERPDQPARWETFEVACRPGMNVIALLMEIRRRPVTRDGRETTPVAWEMACLEEVCGACTMLINGRVRQACSAIVDRLEKPIRLEPLTKFPLVRDLVVDRSVMFEQLKRIKAWIPIDGTYDLGPGPRMNEADRQVAYELSKCFTCGSCLEACPQYNPLTQFIGATNLSWVDFYGFHPTGAMNQHERLDAVMGPGGVQTCGNAQNCVQVCPKGIPLTNAIYRVKRAALRRAFQRWSES